Genomic window (Chionomys nivalis chromosome 7, mChiNiv1.1, whole genome shotgun sequence):
CTAGGTATATTTTGTGCCTGTTGCTTTTACTCATTTTGCAGTCATGAAAAGACTTGACTTTATCATATTTACCTGTTGTCCAGCACAGACTGACAGGAGCTTATTCAAGCACCATCAAGTTCAAAGTCTTCTTGGCTTATGTTCAGAGTCCAGTGCAGAGTCAGGCTGTGAGCGTGGAACACAGGGAGCAGGGAGCCCTGGTCAGAGACGTCTCAGCGCTGCTcagctgtctctctgcttcttggatCCCAGGATCAGGGACTGTGACGGTTCACAAGGCGGATGGTGCTGCAAGCACAGCATAGCATTGCATGGCAGGCACAGTCACCTCTGAGGTTCTGTAGAGTTAGAGCATGTGGTTGGGAGTGTGAGGAGCTGAACTTGAAGAAGCCGAGATTTTACAgcagtgaattttttttcctacctCTACCAATCAGGGTTAAATGTGTAAATATGTGAAGTATTCCTTTGTAAATTTCTATGTTCATTTGAGTGTTTTtctaaacatatttaaaattttatttgtttgtaaacaaatataaaatttcagaTCCAAAGTCTTCTTTAAGTAGGCTGTAAACATTATTTGTTTGAAATTTTCTTCCTTATTATTTTGAAAACCAAATTCTTAAATGTGTTCACAATATAAAGTAATGTATTCTATAATACAATAAGAGTACCCATCTCTAAGATGGCTCCAGGTCGATGAGATACCAACACAGTAACAGTTTGTTCAGATAGCTTTACTCTGGGATACTGAGAGAACTTCCCTTGTGCTTTATTTAACCTTGACAAATCGGAAGTCTAAGttatcatcatcactaccaccaccatcagtaGCATTATTTTAGGCGGCGGATGGAGGAACAATGGGTGAGTGACAGCTGGACTGGAAAGTATTTGGCTGCTGAGTGGGCTCCTTGCCCCAAGTCTCGTAGGGTTCTGAGCATTGGTCGTGTTTGTGTGCAGGTAAAGCTTCTTCAAGCAGCAGAGAAATTCTCAGAGGAGCCAGATCTTGGGTATTGAGGAGGTTCACCTGTTGAATTTTCCCTCTTAAATTATACcttttaaacatgttttatatgaaatatatctcaGAGTTTTTAAGATTCCAATTGCATTCTTACTCCATGGAGGGCAAGGCTCATTTTAAAACCAAAACTTCCAAATAAATTTTGATTTTGAGTTCTTTGACACTGAATCACGCTCACAGCCTGACTCTGCACTGGACTCTGAACATAAGCCAAGAAGACTTTGAACTTGATGGTGCTTGAATAGGCTCCTGTCAGCATGGGGCAGCATTCCTCAAGTCTGTAGTACTGGACAGAATACACTGTCAGACATTAGCAAAGTTCATGACCCTGAACTGTGGAAAATTTGCCCTGAGTCACAAATACTTCTGATCAAGATGGGATTCTAAGCTTTCAAAAAACTGAttgcagggatggagagatgactcagtggttgagatcACTGTtttttcttccagaggttctgagttcaattcccagcaaccatgtggagactcacagccatttgtaatagTTCTGGCACTCtctttggcctgcaggcatacgtgcagatgaaacactgtgtacataataaataaataattcttaaaaactgACTGAACTATGTGTATATGCAATCCTCAGATCTCCGGGCCTGGGAACTTCCTCTGGTAGCACAGTCAGGTTGAGGCACACATCACTGAGTATTCATTCCTAGAGACACCTGACACTAGCCCTAAAGCTTTcttggttgcctaggagacaccCATGAACATTATCACCTGGATGAGCAACTACACTGGACAGTCAGATTTCACCCTGGTGGGATTCTTCAATCAATCCAAACACCCGACTCTGCTTGCTATGGTCATATTTGTGATTTTCCTGATAACTTTGTCTGGCAATGCCCTCCTGATCCTTCTGATACTCTCTGACACCCGgctccacacacccatgtactttttcATCAGCCAGTTGTCCCTCATGGACATGATGTACATTTCTGTCACTGTGCCCAAGATGCTCATGGACCAGGTCCTGGGGAGCCACAGGATCTCAGCTGCTGCCTGTGGGATGCAGATGTTCCTCTATGTGACACTAGCAGGTTCAGAATTTTTCCTTTTAGCTACCATGtcttatgaccgctatgtggccatctgccatCCACTCCGTTATCCTGTCCTCATGAGCAGTAGGGTGTGTCTCCTCCTGATGTCTGTCTGTTGGTTCCTGGGATCCTTGGATGGTTTCATGTTCACCCCTGTCACCATGACCTTCCCATTCTGTGGATCCCGGGAGATCCATCACTACTTCTGTGAGGTCCCTGCTGTGACAAAACTCTCCTGCTCAGACACCTGGCTCTATGGGACCTTCATGTACCTGTGCTGTGTGCTCATGCTTCTCATCCCTGTGATAGTCATCTCAAGCTCCTACTCCTTCATCCTCCTCACAGTTCTCAGGATGAACTCGGCAGAGGGCAGGAAGAAGGCCCTCGCCACCTGCTCCTCCCACATGACCGTGGTCATCCTCTTCTATGGTGCTGCTGTCTATACCTACatgctccctgcctccttccacaCCCCAGAGAAGGACATGGTGGTGTCTGTGTTTTACACAATACTCACCCCTCTGTTGAATCCACTGATCTACAGTCTTAGGAATAAGAATGTCACAGAGGCTCTGAAGAAATTATTGGGTGTAAAACCGCTCTTTCAAGAAGCAGTAAAATAAGTCATTTGGAATAAATAGTTTGCTTCTTTTCCTCTACATATCTGTTGCTCATTGTCTCATTCTTATGTTATTGGTATGATGGTCACATGCTCGAGAGAGTGATATGTCCTTTCAACCcgcattttatttgtgtgcaggAATATTGATTTTCTACATCTGGTTTGCCTGGATATTTGATCAGAAATAGTTACTAACTCAGTGAAGTAGGTTTGGTATGTATATTGACACCATTGTAtgggtttcatttctttcttttttatgcatATTGAACAACCTGGCATTCCTGGGGTGTGTCCCATTCGGTAATAGTAGTCAATATTTTTAATGTGATATAGATATACTTTACCAGTATTCTGTTAGGATGTTGGCATAAATGTCTATCTTAAGTGTtgttccatggtttctgctttgtGTTACCTTGCTGTATGTATCAGAATGGTATCAGCCTATTGTAAAGGTTTTGGAAGCATGCCCCTCTTCCTTGATATTCTGAAGAGTTGGAGAATTGTTATTACTCTTGTAACATTTGCTAGCATTCAGCAATTAAACCATTTTCCTGTGCTTTAAAacaaagatttcatttttaagggtatgagtgtttgtgtgtatatgtgtgtttgtgtttgtgtgtatatatgtatgtgtttgtatgtgtctatgtgtgtttgtgcttgtgtgcTTGTATTTTTGAGtctatatttctgtgtgtatatattcatatgtgaGTATGTGGTGTGAGTCATTTgtgtctggtagaattctgcgctAAAACTGTCTGGTTCTGGggtttttttggttgagagattTTTAGTgagtgcttctatttccttaggtgtTATACGTCTATTTAAAtggtttatctgatcttgatttaactttggtaagtggtatctatcaagaaaattgtccattctttttagattttccaattttgtggaatgcagacttttgaagtatgacctaatgattctttggattcttttggtgtctgttgttacatccccttttcattcctgattttgtTCATCTGGATATTATATCTCttccttttagttagtttggatagtggtttgtctatcttgttaatttttccaaagaataaactttttgtttcattgattctttgtattattctctttattcctattttattgatttcaacccttgagtttgattattttctgccatctacTCTTGGGTgtgttgcttctttttgttctagagctttcaggagTGCTATTAAGTTGTTAATATGAGATATCTCCAATTCTTTTATGAAGATACTTAGTGCTCTGAATTTTCctcagcactgctttcattgtttcaTAAGTTTTAGTATGCTGTGCATTTCTTTTCATTGAGGTCTAGggagtcttcaatttctttccttatttctttcttgaccccgTTTGCATTCAATAGAgagttgttcaatttccatgagtttgtaggctttctgttgttgtaatCCAGCTTTAATCCGAGGAAGTCTGATAGGATACAgagtgttatttcaattttcttctatcTGTTGAGATTCGCTTTGTAGCTGATTATGTGACCAATTTTGGGGAAAGTTCTGTGAGTGGGTGAGATGATGGTACATTCTTTgagtttgggtggaatgttctgtagatgtctgttaggtccatttggttatAACATCTTGTTAACTCCGGTATTTCTCTGTTTGGTTCTTGGCTGGAGGagctgttcattggtgagagtgggctattgaagtctcccactatcaatgtgtgatttaagctttagtgatCTTTCTCTCACAAATATgggtgcccttgcatttgggTCATAGTTTTCCAAAATTGAAACATCAGCCTAGTGGATTTTTCCTagtgagtatgaagtgtccttttcaatctcttttgattaattttggttggatgtctattttgttagatgttagaATCACAGCACCAACTTGCTTCTTGGGCCCATTAGCAAGGAAAATTTCCTCCAACCCTTTACcatgaggtaatgtctgtctttgatgttgaggtatgtttcttgtatgcagcagaaggatccTGTTTTTGCATTCATTCTGTTAGCTTATATCTTTTTCTTGGGGGAATTGAGTCCAtggatattgagagatattaatgaccaatgactGTTAATTCCTATTTTTTGTTGggcaagttttctttcttttcaatgtgGTGGTGTGAGGTTActtatttcctgtcttt
Coding sequences:
- the LOC130877908 gene encoding olfactory receptor 2T4-like, translated to MNIITWMSNYTGQSDFTLVGFFNQSKHPTLLAMVIFVIFLITLSGNALLILLILSDTRLHTPMYFFISQLSLMDMMYISVTVPKMLMDQVLGSHRISAAACGMQMFLYVTLAGSEFFLLATMSYDRYVAICHPLRYPVLMSSRVCLLLMSVCWFLGSLDGFMFTPVTMTFPFCGSREIHHYFCEVPAVTKLSCSDTWLYGTFMYLCCVLMLLIPVIVISSSYSFILLTVLRMNSAEGRKKALATCSSHMTVVILFYGAAVYTYMLPASFHTPEKDMVVSVFYTILTPLLNPLIYSLRNKNVTEALKKLLGVKPLFQEAVK